In one Cloacibacillus porcorum genomic region, the following are encoded:
- a CDS encoding cupin domain-containing protein, whose amino-acid sequence MFVLDSQIASEELDNGVVRKIKGYIDDLMLVELTWKAGQEGVLHHHPHRQCDYVVKGRFEVTLGGEKRALGPGDCFYVKADVPHGVKALEDGGVLLDIFTPMREDFIK is encoded by the coding sequence ATGTTTGTACTGGACAGTCAGATCGCATCGGAGGAGCTTGACAACGGTGTTGTGAGAAAGATCAAAGGTTACATTGACGATCTCATGCTTGTCGAGCTTACCTGGAAGGCGGGGCAGGAGGGCGTTCTGCACCATCATCCGCACCGTCAGTGCGATTATGTGGTGAAGGGGCGTTTCGAGGTAACCCTTGGCGGCGAAAAGAGGGCGCTCGGACCGGGGGACTGTTTTTATGTCAAGGCCGATGTCCCGCACGGCGTTAAAGCGCTTGAGGACGGCGGCGTATTGCTGGATATCTTCACGCCGATGCGTGAAGACTTTATAAAGTAG
- a CDS encoding iron-containing alcohol dehydrogenase: MQNFTYYAPTKIVFGKETEKETGALIREQGCERALIVYGGGSVKRSGLQERISASLEDAGVSHVELGGVVPNPRLSKVREGIELCRREKADFLLSVGGGSVIDTAKAISYGVPYAGDVWDFFAGKAAAQAALPMGCVLTIAAAGSEMSNSSVITNEENGLKRGYRSDLSRQRFAVLNPELTYTLPPYQTANGAVDIMMHTMERYFTSECDLLLTDALGEGLMRTVMECARTLRDDPANYAARANMMWASSLSHNGLTGCGSVEDWASHQLQHELGGMFDCSHGAGLAAVWPSWARYVIDADYTLFARFAVKVMGVVPTADERETAERGVAAAECFFRSIGMPTNIRELGYELSEAQIAELAEKCTNGRTRTVGGLKKLDYGDIVKIYEGARG, encoded by the coding sequence ATGCAGAATTTTACCTATTACGCGCCGACGAAGATCGTCTTCGGCAAAGAGACGGAGAAAGAAACCGGCGCGCTGATCCGTGAACAGGGATGCGAACGGGCGCTCATCGTATACGGCGGCGGCAGCGTAAAGCGCAGCGGGCTGCAGGAGCGCATCTCCGCCTCGCTTGAGGATGCCGGAGTCTCCCATGTAGAGCTGGGGGGCGTCGTTCCTAATCCGCGCCTTTCAAAGGTCCGCGAGGGAATAGAGCTCTGCCGCCGTGAGAAAGCCGACTTTTTGCTCTCCGTGGGAGGCGGCAGCGTTATCGATACCGCGAAGGCGATCAGTTACGGCGTTCCGTATGCGGGAGACGTGTGGGATTTCTTCGCGGGTAAGGCCGCAGCGCAGGCTGCCCTGCCGATGGGCTGCGTGCTGACGATTGCCGCCGCGGGCAGCGAGATGAGCAATTCAAGCGTCATCACGAACGAGGAGAACGGACTTAAGCGCGGATACCGGAGCGACCTCTCGCGGCAGCGTTTCGCGGTGCTGAACCCCGAGCTCACATACACGCTGCCGCCATACCAGACGGCGAACGGCGCCGTCGATATCATGATGCATACGATGGAGCGCTACTTTACCTCCGAATGCGACCTTCTCTTAACCGACGCGCTTGGCGAGGGGCTGATGCGCACGGTGATGGAGTGCGCTCGCACGCTGCGCGATGATCCCGCGAATTACGCCGCCCGCGCCAACATGATGTGGGCCTCCAGCCTTTCGCACAACGGGCTGACGGGCTGCGGTTCGGTCGAGGACTGGGCCTCTCATCAGCTGCAGCACGAGCTTGGCGGAATGTTCGACTGTTCGCACGGCGCTGGACTCGCGGCGGTATGGCCCTCATGGGCGCGTTATGTGATAGATGCCGATTACACGCTGTTCGCCCGCTTTGCCGTGAAGGTGATGGGGGTCGTTCCCACAGCGGACGAGCGGGAGACGGCGGAGCGTGGCGTCGCCGCCGCTGAGTGCTTCTTCCGCTCGATAGGTATGCCGACAAATATTCGAGAGCTGGGTTACGAACTCAGCGAGGCACAGATCGCGGAGCTCGCCGAAAAGTGTACCAACGGCAGAACGCGCACAGTCGGCGGCTTAAAAAAGCTGGATTACGGCGACATCGTAAAAATTTACGAGGGCGCGCGCGGCTGA
- the rpmE gene encoding 50S ribosomal protein L31, giving the protein MKKDIHPKYETCKVTCACGNTFETKSTVGDMRVSVCSACHPFYTGKKGRVIEAGRLEKFRQKYAGVNYGQKNVSETAE; this is encoded by the coding sequence ATGAAGAAGGACATCCACCCGAAATACGAAACCTGCAAGGTCACCTGCGCCTGTGGCAATACATTTGAGACTAAGTCCACCGTGGGCGATATGAGAGTTTCGGTCTGCAGCGCATGCCATCCTTTCTACACTGGCAAGAAGGGCCGCGTCATCGAAGCGGGACGTCTTGAGAAGTTCCGTCAGAAGTATGCCGGCGTGAATTACGGACAGAAGAACGTCAGCGAGACCGCCGAATAG
- the thyX gene encoding FAD-dependent thymidylate synthase has product MSVFVKLIAATPEADRVVAAAAKICYSPSGAAEIFDGLDTAKTASFLKMLREAGHLSPFEHASFTFAAEGLSRVATHQLVRHRMASYSQQSQRYVGMTGNDCIVPPTVKSDPRALALFREQTESAQRTYDELVALGIPKEDARFILPHGAETRIVLTMNARELHHFFALRLCRRAQWEIRELAREMLRAVRAAAPVLFAAAGPSCVTEGSCHEAHSCGQPYKDIEDMLSQ; this is encoded by the coding sequence ATGAGCGTTTTTGTGAAACTTATCGCCGCTACGCCCGAGGCGGACAGAGTAGTCGCCGCCGCGGCGAAGATATGCTACAGCCCGTCGGGCGCGGCCGAGATATTTGACGGCCTCGATACGGCAAAGACCGCTTCGTTTTTAAAGATGCTGCGCGAGGCGGGACATCTCTCTCCCTTTGAACACGCCTCCTTTACCTTCGCGGCGGAGGGGCTGAGCCGCGTGGCGACGCACCAGCTTGTGCGCCACAGGATGGCCAGTTATTCCCAGCAGAGCCAGCGTTATGTGGGGATGACCGGCAACGACTGCATCGTGCCGCCCACGGTCAAGTCGGACCCGCGCGCCCTCGCCCTATTCAGGGAACAGACGGAATCGGCCCAGCGTACCTACGACGAGCTGGTCGCCCTCGGCATCCCGAAGGAGGACGCGCGTTTTATCTTGCCGCACGGCGCGGAGACGCGTATCGTGCTGACGATGAACGCGCGCGAGCTGCACCATTTCTTCGCGCTCCGCCTCTGCCGCCGGGCCCAATGGGAGATACGCGAGCTGGCCAGAGAGATGCTGCGCGCGGTACGCGCCGCCGCTCCCGTGCTCTTTGCCGCGGCCGGTCCCTCCTGTGTCACCGAAGGTTCGTGCCATGAGGCGCATTCCTGCGGGCAGCCCTATAAAGATATAGAGGATATGCTCTCGCAATGA
- a CDS encoding DUF1385 domain-containing protein, with translation MRTAALLHVTLSAFMELPPKRIPVGGQAVIEGVLMKGPEHWGLAVREPGGAICLKSWLGSDWLKGGFWKWPVVRGFATMVEMMRIGMRALSLSADISLGEEEKISPWEMVLSVGAALLGVVGIFLALPMFISEYITSHFALSHFGKNIVEGCLRGVIFVGYVAAISMWKDIARVFEYHGAEHKTINAYEHDAPLTPESVAHYSRIHRRCGTSFLLVVIVVSIIVFSLIGGGSVLWRVGSRVVLLPLVIGLSYEFIRGASNSETWGKYCIMPALSLQYITTREPSADQLEVAIAALDVALDPDKGNSD, from the coding sequence ATGAGAACAGCCGCACTGCTTCATGTGACGCTCTCGGCGTTCATGGAGCTGCCTCCCAAAAGAATACCGGTAGGCGGACAGGCCGTCATTGAGGGCGTGCTCATGAAGGGCCCCGAACACTGGGGGCTTGCCGTCAGGGAGCCAGGAGGGGCTATCTGCCTGAAATCATGGCTTGGTTCGGATTGGCTGAAGGGCGGTTTTTGGAAATGGCCAGTCGTCCGCGGTTTTGCCACGATGGTGGAGATGATGCGGATCGGCATGCGCGCCCTTTCCCTCTCCGCTGATATCAGCCTCGGAGAAGAGGAAAAGATTTCCCCCTGGGAGATGGTGCTTTCGGTTGGGGCCGCGCTGCTTGGCGTCGTGGGAATATTCCTTGCGCTGCCGATGTTTATATCCGAATATATCACCTCTCATTTCGCGCTCTCCCACTTTGGCAAAAATATCGTCGAGGGGTGCCTGCGTGGCGTGATATTTGTCGGCTACGTGGCGGCGATCTCCATGTGGAAGGATATCGCCCGCGTCTTTGAATATCACGGCGCGGAGCACAAGACGATCAACGCCTATGAGCATGACGCGCCGCTGACGCCGGAGAGCGTGGCGCACTATTCGCGCATCCACAGACGCTGCGGAACCTCCTTCCTTTTGGTCGTAATCGTCGTGAGCATCATCGTCTTTTCCCTCATCGGCGGCGGCTCCGTGCTTTGGCGCGTGGGCAGTCGCGTAGTGCTGCTGCCGCTAGTGATCGGACTCTCCTATGAGTTTATCCGCGGCGCCTCAAATTCGGAGACCTGGGGAAAATACTGTATAATGCCAGCGCTTTCGCTCCAATATATAACGACGCGCGAGCCATCGGCGGATCAGCTGGAGGTCGCGATAGCCGCGCTTGACGTGGCGCTTGATCCCGATAAGGGGAACTCTGATTGA
- the prfA gene encoding peptide chain release factor 1, with protein MELIDKLKEIEASYRELEQKMADPEVANDPQEMQQLGKKHVDLAPIVDAFSKYEAVLQGIEDAKEMINGDDEEMRELAKEELSELEARVPELEKEIRVLLLPKDINDDKSVIIEIRGGAGGEEAALFSANLFRMYTRFAERQRWKTEIISGSETGIGGYKEIVFRVDGTGAFSMLKFESGVHRVQRVPETEASGRIHTSTATVAVLPEAADVDVEVRTEDLKIDTYRSSGAGGQHVNMTDSAVRITHLPSGIVVTCQDERSQIKNRAKAMQFLRTKLYDAELQRQNAEMAAERKGQVGTGDRAERIRTYNFPQNRLSDHRINLTLYKLDQILDGDLYELISMLSEADQAEKMKLLSV; from the coding sequence ATGGAACTGATAGATAAACTTAAAGAGATAGAGGCCAGTTATCGGGAGCTGGAACAGAAGATGGCCGATCCCGAGGTGGCCAACGATCCTCAGGAGATGCAGCAGCTCGGCAAAAAGCATGTCGACCTCGCGCCGATCGTCGACGCCTTTTCCAAGTATGAGGCCGTGCTTCAGGGTATCGAGGACGCCAAAGAGATGATCAACGGCGACGACGAGGAGATGCGCGAACTGGCGAAGGAGGAACTCTCCGAGCTTGAGGCGCGCGTTCCCGAACTTGAAAAGGAGATCCGCGTGCTGCTCCTGCCGAAGGACATCAATGACGACAAGAGCGTTATCATTGAAATACGCGGCGGCGCCGGCGGCGAAGAGGCGGCCCTCTTCTCGGCGAACCTCTTCCGCATGTACACGCGCTTTGCCGAACGCCAGCGCTGGAAGACGGAGATCATCTCCGGAAGTGAGACCGGTATCGGCGGATACAAGGAAATAGTCTTCCGCGTAGATGGAACCGGCGCCTTCAGCATGCTGAAGTTTGAGAGCGGCGTCCACCGCGTTCAGCGCGTACCGGAGACGGAGGCCAGCGGACGCATCCACACCTCGACGGCAACTGTCGCGGTACTGCCGGAGGCGGCAGACGTAGACGTAGAGGTCCGCACGGAGGATCTTAAGATCGACACCTACCGCTCCAGCGGCGCGGGCGGGCAGCATGTCAACATGACGGACTCCGCGGTGCGCATTACCCACCTTCCCTCCGGGATCGTCGTCACCTGTCAGGACGAACGCTCACAGATAAAGAACCGCGCGAAGGCGATGCAGTTTCTGCGCACCAAGCTTTACGACGCCGAACTTCAGCGGCAGAACGCCGAGATGGCGGCTGAACGCAAAGGGCAGGTGGGGACCGGCGACCGCGCGGAGCGTATCCGTACCTATAATTTCCCGCAGAACCGCCTTTCGGACCACCGGATAAACCTCACTCTCTACAAGCTTGACCAGATACTTGACGGTGATCTCTATGAGCTCATCAGCATGTTGTCCGAGGCTGACCAGGCGGAGAAGATGAAACTTCTCTCGGTATAA
- the prmC gene encoding peptide chain release factor N(5)-glutamine methyltransferase translates to MKLQELRRRCRETLVLSSAARPEYSADLIISRRLGLGRAELLYKDDEIPAQACEGIFSMTAKRARGVPLSYVLHEAEFYGYRFKVGRGVLIPRPETELLVEAALEYFPSGRAASFADWCTGSGCIALSLLLENESLTGIGVDKSPQALRWATINRGFHRLEKRLVLLRNAEPAEAPVGEGSLDFIISNPPYIPEAEMAGLMPEVRDYEPHMALDGGAGGLFLYRKFFESFPRLLKSGGLLLLETAGEAQICALEDMAPSEFVLMNKILDYNGIIRHIIWRKR, encoded by the coding sequence TTGAAGCTGCAGGAGCTCCGCCGCCGCTGCCGCGAGACGCTCGTCCTTTCGTCGGCGGCCCGGCCGGAATACTCGGCGGACCTCATTATCTCCCGGCGTCTTGGCCTCGGCCGGGCTGAACTTCTATACAAGGACGACGAAATCCCAGCGCAGGCCTGTGAGGGGATTTTCTCTATGACAGCCAAACGCGCGAGGGGCGTGCCTCTGTCCTACGTGCTCCACGAAGCGGAATTTTACGGCTACCGCTTCAAGGTAGGGCGCGGCGTTCTCATTCCGCGCCCGGAGACGGAGCTGCTCGTCGAAGCGGCGCTTGAATACTTTCCCTCGGGCCGCGCGGCCTCTTTTGCCGACTGGTGCACGGGCAGCGGCTGTATTGCCCTATCACTGCTGCTGGAGAATGAGTCGCTTACTGGTATCGGCGTGGACAAGAGCCCGCAGGCGCTTCGCTGGGCTACGATCAACAGAGGGTTTCACCGCCTCGAAAAGCGCCTTGTCCTGCTGCGCAACGCCGAACCCGCGGAGGCGCCCGTCGGCGAGGGCAGCCTTGATTTCATAATCTCCAATCCGCCGTATATACCGGAGGCGGAAATGGCGGGGCTGATGCCGGAGGTGCGCGACTATGAGCCGCACATGGCCCTTGACGGCGGGGCTGGCGGCCTATTTCTCTACCGGAAATTTTTTGAGTCGTTTCCCCGTTTACTGAAAAGCGGCGGACTGCTGCTGCTGGAGACGGCGGGTGAGGCGCAGATTTGTGCGCTAGAGGATATGGCACCAAGTGAATTTGTTCTCATGAATAAAATTTTAGATTATAATGGAATAATTCGTCATATTATATGGCGTAAAAGATAA
- the trxB gene encoding thioredoxin-disulfide reductase, whose translation MEKRELVIIGAGPAGLAAAVYGRRAGLDTLILEKGIPGGQINITDEIENWPGTIHSTGSELGETFRKHAEHFKAEFRSCTVQKIDLRDGSKFVVTDSGEIEAEAIILATGASFRKLGCPGEAEFTGAGVSYCAVCDAAFFEGETIAVVGGGNVAVEEAGYLTRFADKVYIIHRRDEWRADRLAIEQALANPKIVPVWNSVVESIEGEGVVEKLVLKNVKTGEISDLPVAGCFVFVGTEPNVAYLQPESSVVKQTRGGWIDTNDKMETSVEGIFAAGDIRDKYLRQVVTAAGDGAVAAMAAYSYITEQLHLRSVLIDPEEVIALFTSSIDQDQVKLQVEAEKYAKESGKQIAFIDGYRNGKMVEKLGIAKLPTIVEMKKGTMVRSAEPTTVEDIKKFIA comes from the coding sequence ATGGAAAAGAGAGAACTTGTAATAATCGGAGCCGGCCCTGCGGGTCTTGCGGCGGCGGTATACGGACGCCGCGCCGGACTTGACACGCTTATCCTTGAAAAGGGTATTCCCGGCGGTCAGATCAACATCACGGACGAAATTGAAAACTGGCCCGGAACGATCCACTCGACAGGCTCCGAACTCGGCGAAACATTCCGCAAGCACGCGGAGCACTTCAAGGCCGAATTCAGAAGCTGCACGGTACAGAAGATAGATCTCAGAGACGGCAGCAAGTTTGTCGTCACCGACAGCGGCGAGATCGAGGCCGAGGCGATCATCCTCGCCACCGGCGCCAGCTTCAGGAAGCTTGGATGCCCCGGCGAAGCCGAATTCACCGGCGCGGGCGTCAGCTACTGCGCGGTCTGCGACGCGGCCTTCTTTGAGGGCGAGACGATCGCCGTCGTCGGCGGCGGCAACGTGGCCGTCGAAGAGGCCGGTTACCTCACACGCTTTGCCGATAAGGTCTACATCATCCACCGCCGTGACGAGTGGAGAGCCGACCGCCTTGCCATCGAGCAGGCGCTCGCGAACCCGAAGATCGTCCCCGTCTGGAATTCCGTCGTCGAGTCGATAGAGGGCGAGGGTGTTGTGGAGAAGCTCGTGCTTAAGAACGTCAAGACCGGCGAGATCTCGGATCTCCCCGTCGCCGGCTGCTTCGTATTTGTCGGCACGGAGCCGAACGTCGCCTACCTCCAGCCCGAGAGCTCGGTCGTCAAGCAGACCCGCGGCGGCTGGATCGATACCAATGACAAGATGGAGACCTCCGTCGAGGGTATCTTCGCCGCGGGCGACATCCGTGACAAGTACCTCCGTCAGGTTGTAACCGCCGCCGGCGATGGCGCGGTGGCAGCGATGGCCGCCTACTCATACATCACCGAGCAGCTTCACCTCCGCTCAGTGCTCATCGACCCCGAAGAGGTGATCGCCCTCTTTACCTCCAGCATCGACCAGGATCAAGTCAAGCTGCAGGTCGAAGCCGAAAAATACGCGAAGGAGAGCGGCAAGCAGATCGCCTTCATCGACGGCTACCGTAACGGCAAGATGGTGGAAAAGCTCGGAATCGCGAAGCTCCCGACGATCGTCGAGATGAAAAAGGGCACGATGGTTCGCTCCGCGGAGCCCACAACGGTAGAGGACATCAAAAAGTTTATCGCGTAA
- a CDS encoding M48 family metallopeptidase, whose product MMKKTMLVLMLIVLLLPAVAAHAAASPEPSDKTIKRELKIGRKGSEAIEKQVPRVLDPAAEAKLAMIAARLTPFLQRDLDYNVRIIEMKEPNAFSLPGGMTYFTTGMLEFLKSEDEIAAVMCHEFIHADRAHGIVQAKRNNRLTLLTIAGLVAATQAGDSGAGVAAMASGLQTALMNSYSIELEKEADARGIDVLYKAGYNPAAMLTMMERMKVEKLKRAQYQLGIFQTHPEEEERVDAALQYLRDKGIEIQRKDVVQSLKIKTDTVSGDVRLYVDDAVLLSAPATDESSRLFTELGERLDSTLELELAPYDIKILGEKGEQSLVIRRKTILTDSELLPGMPPLAELRDRINDALNKSRRGNMLTDYFQ is encoded by the coding sequence ATGATGAAAAAGACGATGCTGGTGTTAATGTTGATTGTGTTACTTTTACCGGCTGTGGCCGCGCACGCGGCCGCGTCGCCGGAGCCCAGTGATAAAACGATAAAGCGTGAATTGAAGATCGGACGCAAGGGGTCGGAGGCGATCGAGAAACAGGTGCCGCGCGTCCTTGACCCGGCGGCGGAGGCGAAGCTTGCAATGATCGCCGCGAGGCTAACGCCGTTCCTTCAGCGCGACCTTGATTACAACGTGCGCATCATTGAGATGAAGGAGCCCAACGCCTTCTCATTGCCAGGCGGCATGACCTATTTCACGACCGGCATGCTTGAATTCCTGAAGAGCGAGGACGAGATCGCGGCGGTCATGTGTCACGAATTTATCCACGCCGACCGCGCTCACGGGATCGTACAGGCGAAGCGCAACAACAGGCTCACGCTGCTGACGATCGCGGGGCTGGTTGCCGCGACGCAGGCGGGCGACTCCGGCGCGGGGGTCGCGGCGATGGCGAGCGGACTGCAGACGGCTCTGATGAACAGCTACAGTATCGAGCTGGAGAAGGAGGCCGACGCGAGGGGGATAGACGTCCTCTATAAGGCGGGCTATAATCCCGCGGCGATGCTGACGATGATGGAGCGCATGAAGGTGGAAAAGCTAAAGCGCGCCCAATATCAGCTTGGAATATTCCAGACGCACCCTGAGGAGGAAGAGCGCGTCGATGCGGCTCTTCAGTACCTGCGCGATAAGGGCATCGAGATACAGCGCAAGGATGTGGTGCAGTCATTGAAGATCAAGACCGATACCGTCTCCGGCGACGTGCGTCTCTATGTGGACGACGCCGTGCTTCTCTCCGCTCCGGCTACTGATGAGTCGTCCAGGCTTTTTACGGAGCTTGGCGAGCGTTTGGACAGTACCCTCGAGCTTGAGCTTGCACCCTACGACATAAAGATACTTGGTGAAAAGGGAGAGCAGTCTCTGGTGATAAGACGCAAGACGATCCTCACGGATAGCGAACTGCTTCCGGGAATGCCGCCGCTTGCCGAACTTCGCGACCGCATAAACGACGCGCTCAACAAGTCGCGCCGGGGAAATATGCTGACGGATTATTTTCAGTAG
- the dnaX gene encoding DNA polymerase III subunit gamma/tau — protein MYISLYRRYRPQTFSDMVGQSAAVGVLLESLREGSLGHAYLFSGPRGCGKTSAARLVAKSLDCLNRGEDCEPCGVCENCRAIAAGEHLDVIEIDGASNRGIGEIRDLKSHVSLKALSASYKVYIIDEVHMLTDAAFNALLKTLEEPPANVVFLLATTEPHKVPVTIRSRCQHIPFHRITIADTVSRLKHVCSQENIEADEEGIWEIARQADGALRDALSLTEQAVALGRGKLSLESVRELTSGSSRAELEKWVTMLRTDPQGAAAALHSIMARGISSERLCEALFVLFRDLWLFCLWKDKALEALETSSAERDYLAAEAQHWDKDKLQAACMLCSRLLPRTHYGMKGDIFSGLIFMELQNILAGNVQPAPPSRAREPERAAAPQPAARPPREEFSPAPPREKRMPEPLPPVDDFWMPPEEELPPVRQERSAPRRVQEPAPLFAAQPDMIFGNDAPAAFDVAGLCARLGDNEFSRLVGNLSSDWLPIAAALLNAELSRRDGTLEVAFERQMPAKNFLSIPHNRKTLTCAAAKLWGIESGEAQPQPQHVSEPDEPAPEKPSAAAGEAEENEPTAAQSLTSHVLRLAGAEVLYVKSVHANEDESEGNE, from the coding sequence ATGTATATTTCACTATACCGCAGATATAGGCCCCAGACATTTTCCGACATGGTCGGACAGAGCGCGGCCGTCGGCGTATTGCTGGAATCCCTGCGCGAGGGATCGCTTGGACACGCCTATCTTTTTTCGGGGCCGCGCGGCTGCGGCAAGACCTCTGCCGCGCGCCTTGTAGCTAAGTCGCTTGACTGTCTGAACCGCGGCGAGGACTGCGAACCCTGCGGCGTATGCGAGAACTGCCGCGCCATCGCCGCCGGCGAACATCTTGACGTTATAGAGATTGACGGAGCCTCAAACCGCGGGATAGGGGAGATTCGCGACCTTAAGAGCCATGTGAGCCTCAAGGCGCTCTCCGCATCATACAAGGTCTACATTATAGACGAGGTTCATATGCTTACGGACGCCGCCTTCAACGCGCTGCTGAAGACGCTGGAGGAGCCGCCCGCGAACGTCGTATTTCTTCTGGCGACGACCGAGCCCCACAAGGTGCCGGTCACTATACGCTCGCGCTGCCAGCACATACCCTTTCACCGGATAACTATCGCCGACACCGTTAGCCGCCTTAAGCACGTCTGCTCTCAGGAGAATATCGAGGCCGACGAGGAGGGTATCTGGGAGATCGCCCGCCAGGCCGACGGAGCCCTGCGCGACGCGCTGTCGCTCACGGAGCAGGCCGTGGCTCTTGGCCGCGGAAAGCTTTCTTTGGAGAGCGTCCGCGAGCTGACGAGCGGGAGCAGCCGCGCCGAGCTGGAAAAGTGGGTGACGATGCTGCGCACCGATCCGCAGGGAGCGGCGGCGGCTCTGCATTCGATAATGGCGAGGGGCATCTCTTCGGAGCGGCTCTGCGAGGCGCTCTTTGTGCTTTTTCGGGACCTGTGGCTCTTCTGCCTGTGGAAAGATAAGGCTCTGGAGGCGCTTGAAACTTCAAGCGCGGAGCGTGATTATCTCGCCGCGGAGGCTCAGCATTGGGACAAGGATAAACTGCAGGCGGCCTGCATGCTGTGCAGCCGTCTTCTGCCGCGCACGCATTACGGGATGAAGGGAGATATATTCAGCGGCCTGATATTTATGGAGCTGCAGAATATACTGGCGGGAAACGTCCAGCCTGCGCCGCCTTCCCGCGCCAGGGAGCCGGAGCGTGCCGCGGCGCCGCAGCCGGCGGCACGTCCGCCGCGCGAGGAATTTTCACCAGCGCCGCCGCGTGAGAAGCGTATGCCGGAGCCTCTTCCGCCAGTGGACGATTTCTGGATGCCGCCGGAGGAGGAACTGCCGCCTGTACGGCAGGAGCGATCGGCCCCGAGGAGAGTTCAGGAACCGGCTCCGCTCTTTGCGGCGCAGCCCGACATGATCTTCGGAAATGACGCGCCCGCCGCTTTTGACGTCGCGGGACTGTGCGCCAGACTTGGAGATAACGAATTTTCGCGGCTGGTGGGGAATCTTTCCTCCGACTGGCTGCCGATCGCCGCCGCGCTGCTGAACGCGGAGCTTTCGCGCCGCGACGGCACTCTGGAGGTGGCCTTTGAGCGGCAGATGCCGGCGAAGAACTTCCTCTCGATCCCGCATAACCGCAAGACGCTTACCTGCGCCGCGGCGAAGCTGTGGGGAATCGAGAGTGGGGAGGCTCAACCCCAGCCGCAGCATGTAAGCGAGCCGGACGAACCGGCTCCCGAAAAACCGTCCGCCGCCGCAGGGGAGGCAGAAGAGAACGAGCCGACCGCGGCGCAGTCTCTCACCTCACACGTGCTGAGACTGGCGGGAGCGGAGGTGCTCTATGTTAAGAGCGTCCACGCGAATGAAGATGAATCTGAGGGAAATGAATAA